Proteins from a genomic interval of Staphylococcus debuckii:
- a CDS encoding protein arginine kinase: protein MKEHSMYMSEWMEHGEETPVVMSSRIRLARNLDNHVHPLMFTSDIEGQKVINEVQDALPKMQTLQLSNLEQRDKLKLVAKHLISSELIKQPASAVLLNEDESLSIMVNEEDHIRIQTMSTDMNLESLFQKASEVDDELDRKLSISFDETLGYLTTCPTNIGTGMRASVMLHLPGLSITKRMNRIAQTINRFGFTIRGIYGEGSQVYGHVFQVSNQLTLGRTEEQIIETLIEIVQQIITEELNVRKQLDQHSSVEMENRIYRSFGLLRYSRLMSLEEAAMRLSEVKLGIDLGYIEIPDFNFNEMMVAIQTPFLINDTDEVSINEQRANIIREHIK from the coding sequence ATGAAAGAACATTCAATGTATATGAGTGAATGGATGGAACATGGTGAAGAAACACCTGTGGTAATGTCTTCACGCATTCGACTCGCAAGAAACTTGGATAATCATGTGCACCCCTTAATGTTTACTTCAGATATTGAAGGTCAAAAGGTAATTAATGAAGTACAAGATGCATTGCCGAAAATGCAAACTTTGCAGCTGAGCAATCTGGAACAAAGAGATAAACTTAAACTTGTAGCCAAACATTTAATTAGTTCAGAGCTGATTAAACAACCTGCCTCAGCAGTATTGTTGAATGAAGATGAATCATTAAGCATAATGGTAAATGAAGAAGATCATATCCGGATTCAAACAATGAGTACCGATATGAATCTTGAATCTTTATTTCAAAAGGCTTCAGAAGTGGACGATGAGTTAGATCGCAAACTCAGCATAAGCTTTGACGAAACACTTGGTTATCTTACAACCTGTCCCACGAATATTGGTACAGGAATGCGTGCCAGCGTAATGTTGCATTTGCCCGGCCTTTCGATTACCAAACGTATGAATCGAATCGCGCAAACGATTAACCGCTTCGGCTTCACCATCAGAGGCATTTATGGTGAAGGCTCGCAAGTGTATGGCCACGTCTTCCAAGTTTCAAACCAATTGACGTTGGGAAGAACAGAAGAACAAATTATAGAAACATTAATAGAGATTGTACAACAAATCATTACAGAAGAATTGAATGTCAGAAAACAATTGGATCAACATAGTTCAGTTGAAATGGAAAATCGCATCTATCGTTCTTTCGGATTGTTGCGATATAGTCGCTTGATGTCACTTGAAGAAGCGGCAATGCGACTCAGCGAAGTGAAACTAGGTATAGATTTAGGGTATATTGAAATACCAGACTTTAATTTTAATGAAATGATGGTCGCTATACAAACACCATTTTTAATAAATGACACAGATGAAGTATCGATAAATGAACAAAGAGCAAATATTATTAGAGAACATATAAAATAG
- a CDS encoding CtsR family transcriptional regulator: protein MHNMSDIIEQYIKHLFEESNKDVVEIQRANIAQRFDCVPSQLNYVIKTRFTNEHGYEIESKRGGGGYIRITKVETKDTKGYIDHLLQIIGDSISQQQAHYVIEGLLENQYITIREAKMILAVVDRDTLRMDVAARDIVRANILKQLLPVINYY from the coding sequence ATGCATAATATGTCCGACATCATAGAACAATACATTAAACATTTATTTGAGGAATCAAATAAGGATGTTGTTGAGATTCAAAGAGCCAATATTGCGCAACGCTTTGACTGTGTACCTTCTCAACTTAATTATGTGATTAAGACAAGATTCACCAATGAACACGGTTATGAAATAGAAAGTAAACGTGGCGGCGGCGGTTATATAAGAATCACCAAAGTTGAAACGAAAGATACAAAAGGTTATATTGACCATCTCTTACAAATTATCGGAGATTCTATTTCTCAGCAACAAGCGCACTATGTGATTGAAGGCTTGCTTGAAAATCAATATATTACTATTCGTGAAGCGAAAATGATTCTAGCAGTGGTCGATCGCGACACGCTAAGAATGGATGTAGCGGCAAGAGATATTGTACGAGCAAATATATTGAAACAGCTCTTGCCAGTCATTAATTATTATTAA